The Ursus arctos isolate Adak ecotype North America unplaced genomic scaffold, UrsArc2.0 scaffold_28, whole genome shotgun sequence genome has a window encoding:
- the KIF7 gene encoding kinesin-like protein KIF7 produces MGLETQRLPGAEEAPVRVALRVRPLLPKELLHGHQGCLTVEPEHSRVTLGRDRHFGFHVVLDEDTGQETVYQACVQPLLEAFFEGFNATVFAYGQTGSGKTYTMGEASVASLHEDEQGIIPRAMAEAFKLIDENDLLDCLVHVSYLEVYKEEFRDLLEVGTASRDIQLREDDRGNVVLCGVKEVDVEGLDEVLSLLEMGNAARHTGATHFNRLSSRSHTVFTVTLEQRGRAPSRLPRPAAGQLLVSKFHFVDLAGSERVLKTGSTGERLKESIQINSSLLALGNVISALGDPQRRGSHIPYRDSKITRILKDSLGGNAKTVMIACVSPSSSDFDETLNTLNYASRAQNIRNRATVNWRPETERAPEEGAAGARGPPRHRSETRIIHRGRRAPGPANAPAAAAAAARLGAECARYRARTDAAYSLLRELQAEPGLPGAAARKVRDWLCAVEGERSALSSASGPDSGIESASAEEQATQGSSGPKDEEGAVQLLALQSQVARLEEENRDFLAALEDAMEQYKLQSDRLREQQQEMAELRLRLELVRPGWGAPGLQGLPPGAFVPRPHTAPLGGAHSHALGMVPPACLPGDAVGPEDWGEQVTNGREAGAKLPAGVDGPGSGSSGASEEEEEREEEQEERPSQRSLHLRRNGIDKWSQRVGAQPGSPHDRKGPELHLEELGAAIPGPRVVGGSKAPARARQTPAAMASEWRLAQAQQKIRELAINIRMKEELIGELVRTGKAAQALNRQHSQHIRELEQEAEQVRAELSESQRQLRELEGKEPRDAGERSQLQEFRKRVAAAQSQVQVLREKKQATERLASLSAQSEKRLQELERHVQLMRQQQGQLQRRLREETEQKRRLETEMNKRQHRVKELERRHEQQQKILKIKTEEIAAFQRKRRSGSNGSVVSLEQQQKIEEQKKWLDQEMEKVLQQRRALEELGEELHKREAILAKKEALMQEKTGLESKRLRSSQALSEDIVRVSSRLEHLEKELSEKSGQLRQGSAQSQQRLRGEIDALRQEKDALLKQRLDIDGKLRRGSLLSPEEERTLFQLDEAIEALDAAIEYKNEAITCRQRVLRASASLLSQCEMNLMAKLSYLSSSETRALLCKYFDKVVTLREEQHQQQIAFSELEMQLEEQQRLVYWLEVALERQRLEMDRQLTVQQKEHEQNVQLLLQQSRDHLGEGFADSKRQYESRIQALEKELGRHMWMNQELKQKLGSWSAAGPSRVAGAEKRTLCLENRPPPGNEEELPAAPELLWQQPLPDGAPRARDEVRDLVRAPLPLTWKRSSLCGEEQSSAEEARPREAAEPLVGRVLPGGEAGLPWNFGPPAKPRRDLRRASPGMIDVRKNPV; encoded by the exons ATGGGGCTGGAGACCCAGAGGCTGCCAGGCGCTGAGGAGGCCCCCGTGAGGGTGGCCCTGAGAGTCCGCCCGCTGCTGCCCAAGGAGCTGCTCCACGGGCACCAGGGCTGCCTGACGGTGGAGCCCGAGCACAGCCGTGTCACCCTTGGCCGAGACCGCCACTTTGGCTTCCACGTGGTGCTGGATGAGGACACTGGGCAGGAGACCGTGTACCAGGCCTGTGTGCAGCCCCTCCTCGAGGCTTTCTTTGAGGGCTTCAATGCCACCGTCTTTGCCTACGGTCAGACGGGCTCCGGGAAGACGTACACCATGGGGGAGGCCAGTGTGG CTTCCCTTCACGAGGACGAGCAGGGCATCATCCCACGGGCCATGGCTGAAGCCTTCAAGCTTATCGATGAGAATGACCTGCTGGACTGTCTGGTGCACGTGTCCTACCTGGAAGTGTATAAGGAGGAGTTCCGAGACCTGCTGGAGGTGGGCACTGCCAGCCGTGACATCCAGCTTCGGGAGGATGATCGGGGAAATGTTG TGCTGTGTGGCGTGAAGGAAGTGGACGTGGAGGGCCTGGACGAGGTGCTGAGCCTCCTGGAGATGGGCAACGCGGCGCGGCACACGGGGGCCACACACTTCAATCGCCTGTCCAGCCGCTCGCACACCGTTTTCACCGTGACCCTGGAACAGCGCGGGCGCGCCCCCAGCCGTCTGCCCCGACCCGCCGCGGGCCAGCTGCTGGTCTCCAAGTTCCATTTCGTGGACCTGGCGGGCTCGGAGAGGGTGCTCAAGACGGGCAGCACGGGCGAGCGGCTCAAGGAGAGCATCCAGATCAACAGCAGCCTCCTGGCGCTGGGCAACGTCATCAGCGCCCTGGGCGACCCCCAGCGCCGCGGCAGCCACATCCCCTACCGGGACTCCAAGATCACCCG GATCCTCAAAGACTCGCTGGGCGGGAACGCCAAGACGGTGATGATCGCCTGCGTCAGCCCGTCCTCCTCCGACTTCGACGAGACCCTCAACACCCTCAACTACGCCAGCCGCGCCCAGAACATCCGCAACCGCGCCACCGTCAACTGGCGGCCCGAAACGGAGCGCGCGCCCGAGGAGGGAGCGGCCGGAGCGCGCGGACCCCCGCGCCATCGCTCGGAGACGCGCATCATCCACCGTGGCCGGCGCGCCCCCGGCCCGGCCAACGCCCCCGCGGCTGCAGCTGCAGCCGCCCGCCTGGGCGCCGAGTGCGCGCGCTACCGGGCCCGCACCGACGCCGCCTACAGCCTCCTGCGCGAGCTGCAGGCCGAGCCCGGGCTGCCCGGTGCCGCGGCCCGCAAGGTGCGCGACTGGCTGTGCGCCGTCGAGGGCGAGCGCAGCGCTCTGAGCTCCGCTTCCGGGCCCGACAGCGGCATCGAGAGCGCTTCCGCCGAGGAGCAGGCCACGCAGGGGTCCAGCGGGCCAAAG GACGAGGAAGGGGCAGTGCAGCTGCTTGCCCTGCAGAGCCAGGTGGCCCGGCTGGAGGAGGAGAACCGCGACTTTCTGGCTGCGCTGGAGGACGCCATGGAGCAGTACAAACTGCAG AGCGACCGGCTgcgggagcagcagcaggaaatGGCGGAGCTGCGGCTGCGGCTGGAGCTGGTGCGTCCCGGCTGGGGGGCCCCGGGGCTGCAGGGCCTGCCTCCCGGCGCCTTTGTGCCCCGGCCTCACACAGCCCCCCTGGGGGGTGCCCACAGCCACGCGCTGGGCATGGtgccccctgcctgccttcctggagATGCAGTTGGCCCCGAGGACTGGGGAGAG CAGGTGACAAATGGCAGAGAGGCTGGAGCGAAGCTACCAGCGGGGGTAGACGGGCCCGGAAGCGGCTCTTCAGGGGCGTCcgaggaagaggaggagcgggaggaggagcaggaggagcggcCATCTCAGCGGTCCCTACACCTGCGCAG AAACGGGATCGACAAGTGGAGCCAGAGGGTGGGGGCCCAGCCGGGGAGTCCACACGACAGGAAGGGCCCAGAGCTTCACCTTGAGGAACTGGGTGCAGCCATCCCGGGGCCCAGAG TCGTCGGTGGGAGCAAGGCCCCGGCTCGAGCCCGTCAGACCCCAGCTGCCATGGCCTCTGAGTGGCGGCTGGCCCAAGCCCAACAGAAGATCCGAGAACTGGCCATCAACATCCGCATGAAGGAGGAGCTCATTGGCGAGCTGGTCCGCACAG GGAAGGCGGCCCAGGCCCTGAACCGCCAGCACAGCCAGCACATCCGGGAgctggagcaggaggcagagcaggTGCGGGCCGAGCTGAGCGAAAGCCAGAGACAGCTGCGGGAGCTCGAGGGCAAGGAGCCTCGGGATGCAGGCGAGCGGTCCCAGCTCCAGGAGTTCCGCAAGAGGGTGGCTGCAGCCCAGAGCCAGGTGCAG GTGCTGCGGGAGAAGAAGCAGGCAACAGAGCGGCTGGCGTCGCTGTCGGCCCAGAGCGAGAAGCGGCTGCAGGAGCTCGAGCGGCACGTGCAGCTCATGCGACAGCAGCAGGGGCAGCTGCAGAGGCGGCTTCGCGAGGAGACAGAGCAGAAGCGGCGCCTGGAGACGGAGATGAACAAGCGGCAGCACCGTGTCAAG GAGCTGGAGCGGAGACACGAGCAGCAGCAGAAGATTCTGAAGATCAAGACGGAAGAGATCGCGGCGTTCCAGAGAAAGCGGCGCAGCGGCAGCAACGGCTCCGTGGTCAGCCTGGAGCAGCAGCAG AAGATCGAGGAGCAGAAGAAGTGGCTGGATCAGGAGATGGAGAAGGTTCTGCAGCAGCGGCGGGCActggaggagctgggggaggagctcCACAAGCGGGAGGCCATCCTGGCCAAGAAGGAGGCCCTGATGCAGGAGAAGACGGGGCTGGAGAGCAAGCGCCTCCGGTCCAGCCAG GCGCTCAGTGAGGACATCGTGCGCGTGTCCAGCCGGCTGGAGCACCTGGAGAAGGAGCTGTCGGAGAAGAGTGGGCAGCTGCGGCAGGGCAGCGCCCAGAGCCAGCAGCGGCTCCGCGGGGAGATCGACGCCCTGCGCCAGGAGAAGGACGCACTGCTGAAGCAGCGCCTGGACATCGACGGCAAGCTGAGGCGGGGCAGCCTGCTGTCGCCAGAG GAGGAGCGGACGCTGTTCCAGCTGGACGAGGCCATCGAGGCCCTGGACGCAGCCATCGAGTACAAGAACGAGGCCATCACGTGCCGCCAGCGGGTGCTGCGTGCCTCGGCCTCCTTGCTGTCCCAGTGCGAGATGAACCTCATGGCCAAGCTCAGCTACCTCTCGTCCTCGGAGACCAGAGCCCTACTCTGCAAGTACTTTGACAAG GTAGTGACGCTCCGAGAAGAGCAGCACCAGCAGCAGATCGCCTTCTCCGAGCTGGAGATGCAgctggaggagcagcagaggctggTCTACTGGCTGGAGGTGGCGCTGGAGCGGCAGCGGCTGGAGATGGACCGCCAGCTGACCGTGCAGCAGAAGGAGCACGAGCAGAACGTGCAGCTGCTGCTGCAGCAGAGCCGAG ATCACCTCGGTGAGGGGTTTGCAGACAGCAAGAGGCAATACGAGAGCAGGATTCAAGCTCTGGAGAAGGAGCTGGGCCGCCACATGTGGATGAACCAGGAACTGAAGCAGAAACTCGGTAGTTGGAGCGCGGCTGGCCCGAGCAGGG TGGCAGGTGCGGAGAAGAGGACCCTGTGTCTGGAGAACAGACCGCCCCCGGGAAACGAAGAGGAGCTCCCCGCCGCGCCCGAGCTTCTCTGGCAGCAGCCCCTCCCCGACGGTGCCCCCCGCGCCCGGGACGAGGTGCGGGACTTGGTCCGGGCCCCGCTCCCGCTGACGTGGAAACGCTCAAGCCTGTGCGGTGAGGAGCAGAGCTCGGCCGAGGAGGCGCGGCCTCGGGAGGCCGCTGAGCCCCTGGTAGGGCGGGTGCTACCTGGGGGCGAGGCGGGTCTGCCCTGGAACTTCGGGCCCCCGGCCAAGCCCCGGAGGGACCTGCGCAGAGCCAGTCCGGGGATGATTGACGTCAGGAAAAACCCTGTGTAG